A stretch of Chionomys nivalis chromosome 2, mChiNiv1.1, whole genome shotgun sequence DNA encodes these proteins:
- the LOC130869788 gene encoding protein transport protein Sec61 subunit gamma produces MDQVMQFVEPSRQFVKDSIRLVKRCTKPDRKEFQKIAMATAIGFAIMGFIGFFVKLIHIPINNIIVGG; encoded by the coding sequence ATGGATCAGGTAATGCAGTTTGTTGAGCCAAGTCGGCAGTTCGTAAAGGATTCAATTCGGCTGGTTAAAAGATGCACCAAGCCCGACAGAAAAGAATTCCAGAAGATTGCCATGGCCACAGCCATAGGATTTGCTATCATGGGATTCATTGGATTCTTTGTGAAACTGATCCATATCCCTATTAATAACATTATTGTGGGTGGCTGA